One Mycobacteroides abscessus ATCC 19977 genomic window carries:
- a CDS encoding anthrone oxygenase family protein, which yields MAVAMAVAIVTTGLVAGTVFAYSNSVMPGLRKIDDRSMVLAIRALVSSVANPVFLCVSALALVSQLVSVVLAFTAGTSLALPVVLGLVLYLLTLALTYAGNIPLNLAIIKAPIPQTDEQWHALRHAFERKWTIINHGRVLAATLSCVIFTAAMAMHVTD from the coding sequence ATGGCGGTGGCGATGGCGGTGGCGATTGTCACAACCGGATTGGTTGCCGGCACAGTGTTTGCGTACTCGAACAGTGTCATGCCGGGTTTGCGTAAAATAGATGACCGCTCAATGGTTTTGGCGATCAGAGCATTGGTCTCGTCGGTGGCTAACCCGGTGTTTCTCTGTGTATCAGCTCTTGCCCTCGTGAGTCAGCTTGTCTCGGTCGTACTGGCCTTTACGGCCGGAACGTCGCTGGCGTTGCCGGTCGTACTGGGCTTGGTGCTCTATCTGCTGACGCTGGCGCTGACCTACGCTGGAAACATTCCGCTGAATCTGGCCATCATTAAGGCGCCGATTCCGCAGACCGATGAGCAATGGCACGCATTGCGACATGCCTTCGAGCGAAAGTGGACGATAATCAACCATGGCCGTGTCCTCGCGGCAACCCTGAGCTGCGTGATATTCACCGCGGCCATGGCAATGCACGTGACGGATTGA
- a CDS encoding MCE family protein: MVRVVPVLAMVAVICGVGALWPTQHRRYITVTAQFDSAAGLYPGSTVAVLGMRVGSVEKITPEGGYVEVEFTVDRQVALPADVQAVTISTSILTDRQIELTPPYRGGAVMHDNETIGLNRTKTPVEFSRVVAVLDKLSISLRGDGEGGGPVADIVNTGADAVDGNGQKIKGALDELSRALRLGADGGRVTAEQLATVIKNVGTLMDAAARNDSKLREFTSTIHQLSQIVDDESLGTGSVGRKLNDVLKQAAEVLETNRDHIKQSVLNGDGAFKTLVDQQRELTELVDVLPLALDNLYNIIDQDNGAVRTRAMVDHILFDSQHIKEICNLMGLRQLGCSTGTMKDFGPDFGLTYILDGLAAMGQK, translated from the coding sequence ATGGTTCGCGTGGTGCCGGTGTTGGCGATGGTGGCGGTGATATGCGGCGTGGGGGCACTCTGGCCGACGCAGCATCGCCGCTACATCACTGTGACGGCGCAGTTCGATAGTGCCGCCGGTTTGTATCCGGGTAGCACGGTTGCGGTTCTGGGGATGCGTGTGGGCAGTGTCGAGAAGATCACCCCCGAGGGTGGCTATGTTGAGGTCGAATTCACTGTCGATAGGCAGGTGGCGTTGCCGGCTGACGTGCAGGCGGTGACGATTTCGACCTCCATCCTGACCGACCGTCAGATCGAACTCACTCCGCCGTACAGGGGAGGGGCGGTGATGCACGATAACGAGACCATCGGGTTGAACCGCACGAAGACACCTGTCGAATTCTCCCGCGTGGTGGCCGTACTGGACAAGCTGTCGATCTCACTTAGGGGCGATGGCGAGGGCGGCGGGCCTGTAGCGGACATCGTGAACACCGGTGCTGACGCCGTAGACGGTAACGGGCAGAAGATCAAAGGCGCTCTCGATGAGCTGTCACGGGCACTGCGGCTGGGCGCCGACGGTGGCCGCGTGACGGCGGAGCAGCTCGCGACTGTTATCAAAAATGTCGGTACCCTGATGGACGCGGCGGCCCGCAACGACAGTAAGCTACGAGAATTCACCTCAACCATTCACCAATTGAGCCAAATAGTTGACGATGAGAGTCTCGGCACGGGCAGCGTTGGGCGCAAACTCAATGATGTGCTGAAGCAGGCGGCAGAGGTTCTGGAAACTAATCGCGATCACATCAAACAATCCGTACTCAACGGAGACGGCGCTTTCAAGACCTTGGTCGACCAGCAACGAGAGCTCACCGAACTCGTCGACGTGCTACCTCTAGCCCTTGACAATCTCTACAACATCATCGACCAGGACAACGGCGCTGTCCGCACCCGCGCCATGGTCGATCACATACTGTTCGACAGCCAGCACATCAAAGAGATCTGCAATCTTATGGGACTACGCCAATTGGGTTGCAGCACAGGCACGATGAAAGATTTCGGACCCGACTTCGGGCTGACATACATACTCGACGGTTTAGCGGCGATGGGACAAAAATAG
- a CDS encoding alpha/beta fold hydrolase: MIAESRAEYGGVVTRVLSVPGGGPPIVLLHGYSDSALTWRPVLARLASAGRAAIAVDLPGFGHAAPRPPGPLLAQFDVFADAVLAAAGPAVLVGNSLGAATAVRAAARRENEVKALIALDDPLNSRHLIARIVRRWSVPEVFWAWVSRMPVPAGTLRRAARYFVPKMLYGPGVAADPEVVAYWCELISGPSAVARLGRDACRYAHEALGSHSGIEVSCPTLVVHGGRDRIIPIHSSGALQQQIPGSELVILPASGHCPQLDNPDEVTRLIVDFCDRISEPRQPDAAHSG; this comes from the coding sequence ATGATTGCCGAATCCCGGGCTGAATATGGCGGCGTTGTCACCCGCGTGCTATCCGTTCCCGGTGGTGGTCCGCCGATAGTGCTGCTGCACGGATACTCCGACAGCGCCCTGACGTGGCGACCGGTGCTTGCCCGGCTGGCTTCGGCCGGCCGGGCGGCCATCGCGGTTGACTTGCCCGGCTTCGGACATGCGGCCCCCCGGCCGCCTGGCCCCCTGCTTGCGCAGTTCGACGTGTTCGCGGACGCCGTCCTGGCCGCTGCGGGACCAGCGGTGTTGGTCGGCAACTCACTCGGTGCCGCGACGGCGGTGCGTGCCGCTGCGCGCCGCGAAAACGAGGTGAAAGCTCTTATCGCCCTGGATGATCCACTGAACTCGCGGCACCTCATCGCACGAATCGTCCGCCGTTGGTCCGTCCCCGAAGTTTTTTGGGCATGGGTGAGCCGCATGCCGGTACCGGCAGGTACCTTGCGCCGTGCGGCTCGGTACTTTGTGCCGAAGATGCTCTACGGGCCCGGCGTTGCCGCCGATCCGGAGGTGGTGGCGTACTGGTGCGAACTGATCTCTGGGCCTTCGGCAGTGGCTCGGCTGGGACGCGACGCATGCCGCTACGCGCATGAAGCCCTGGGTAGCCACAGCGGCATAGAGGTCAGTTGCCCGACACTGGTTGTACATGGCGGACGTGATCGCATCATCCCAATACATTCGAGCGGGGCTCTGCAACAACAGATTCCGGGGAGTGAATTGGTAATCCTTCCCGCTTCCGGACATTGCCCACAGTTGGACAACCCGGATGAGGTCACCCGGCTGATCGTGGATTTTTGTGACCGAATCTCTGAACCTAGACAGCCGGACGCGGCGCACTCTGGATAG
- a CDS encoding acyl-CoA dehydrogenase family protein: MIEWSESDELIRESVREFIDKEVEPHRDGLESGELSPYPIARTLFSEFGLDVVAAEAIKTILDKERLKAAAIAAGEPKPEKRGGASGGLGDLAGQVSMAAVLVSELAGVSIGLLSTIGVSIGLGAATIMSRGTLAQKERWLPELVTLEKIACWAITEPDAGSDAFGGMKTYVKRDGADYILNGQKTFITNGPDADVLIVYAKLDEDDPTMDRRNRKVLTFVLDSGMPGLTQGKAFKKMGMMSSPTGELFFDNVRITADRLLGETEEHGGGDGRESARANFAAERVGVSLMALGIINECHRRCLDYAKMRTLWGQNIGQFQLIQLKLAKMEVARINVQNMVFQTLEKLQHGKMPSLAEASAIKLYSSETATDVAMDAVQLFGGNGYMAEYRVEQLARDAKSLMIYAGSNEVQVTHIAKGLLAG; this comes from the coding sequence ATGATCGAATGGTCGGAATCCGACGAACTCATCCGCGAAAGCGTTCGTGAGTTCATTGACAAAGAAGTCGAACCGCATCGCGACGGGCTGGAAAGCGGTGAACTCTCGCCATACCCGATCGCTCGCACACTGTTTAGCGAGTTCGGTCTGGACGTGGTGGCTGCCGAAGCGATCAAGACGATTCTCGACAAGGAGCGTCTCAAAGCGGCGGCGATCGCCGCCGGCGAGCCTAAACCGGAGAAACGCGGGGGAGCTTCGGGTGGTCTGGGAGACCTCGCTGGTCAGGTCTCGATGGCGGCCGTGCTGGTATCAGAATTGGCAGGCGTCAGCATCGGTCTGCTGAGCACCATTGGCGTCAGTATCGGTCTGGGGGCGGCGACCATCATGAGTCGTGGAACGTTGGCGCAGAAGGAGCGGTGGCTGCCGGAACTGGTGACGTTGGAGAAGATAGCGTGCTGGGCCATTACCGAGCCGGATGCCGGGTCGGACGCGTTCGGCGGGATGAAGACCTACGTCAAGCGCGATGGTGCCGACTACATCCTGAACGGCCAGAAGACGTTCATCACCAACGGTCCCGATGCCGACGTGCTGATTGTCTACGCCAAGCTTGACGAGGACGATCCGACCATGGATCGCCGGAACCGTAAGGTTCTTACCTTCGTGCTGGACTCCGGTATGCCGGGTCTGACTCAGGGCAAGGCGTTCAAGAAGATGGGCATGATGTCCTCGCCCACCGGCGAGCTTTTCTTCGACAATGTGCGGATCACGGCGGATCGGCTGCTTGGAGAAACCGAAGAACACGGAGGTGGCGACGGCCGCGAGAGTGCACGAGCGAACTTCGCCGCCGAGCGAGTGGGTGTGTCTCTGATGGCATTGGGGATTATCAACGAATGTCACCGGCGTTGCCTCGATTACGCCAAGATGCGCACTCTGTGGGGCCAGAACATCGGCCAGTTTCAGCTGATCCAACTGAAGCTCGCCAAGATGGAAGTGGCTCGGATCAACGTGCAGAACATGGTGTTCCAGACACTGGAGAAGCTGCAGCATGGCAAGATGCCGTCGCTGGCCGAGGCATCGGCGATCAAACTCTATTCTTCCGAAACGGCAACCGATGTCGCGATGGACGCGGTTCAGCTGTTCGGGGGCAATGGCTATATGGCGGAGTACCGCGTTGAACAACTGGCCCGCGACGCGAAGTCACTGATGATCTATGCCGGTAGTAATGAGGTGCAAGTCACCCATATCGCCAAGGGACTACTGGCCGGATGA